One window from the genome of Bartonella sp. WD16.2 encodes:
- a CDS encoding tyrosine-type recombinase/integrase codes for MPKPRPPHLVKEITRHGKTIWYVRIGHGQRYRVYGTYGTQEFVDNYTLALKEAQNGLPRQIKRTRLMEGSFDWLMHQYLQSMQWHNQAESTKKVKQRILNNISQHIGTCSYKSIEKQHILDAVERRRETPAAARHFLTALNGLFNWAVDNSLLHRNPAFNIKPPKSFNTEGFSPWLEEDIDKYHQRWPLGTHERVWIDVLLYTGLRRGDVVRVGWKDVTDNIIHLKTEKSKFQTDVFLPILPELAKTLETGPIGDETFICGKGGTKLTKETFGNLFRDACNEAGIKKSAHGLRKLAATRAANAGATVSQLKAIFGWTEDDMASLYTKTADRKRLAIEAIKKLQKGAG; via the coding sequence ATGCCTAAACCACGGCCTCCCCACCTTGTCAAAGAAATTACGCGCCATGGTAAAACCATATGGTATGTGCGTATCGGGCATGGTCAAAGGTATAGGGTATACGGAACTTATGGAACGCAAGAATTTGTTGACAATTATACACTTGCTCTCAAAGAAGCGCAAAACGGCCTTCCAAGACAAATAAAACGTACTAGACTTATGGAAGGTTCTTTTGATTGGCTGATGCACCAATATTTGCAAAGCATGCAATGGCATAATCAAGCTGAATCAACCAAAAAAGTTAAACAAAGAATCCTAAATAATATTTCTCAACATATTGGTACTTGTTCCTATAAAAGTATAGAAAAACAGCATATTCTTGATGCGGTAGAGAGAAGACGTGAGACTCCTGCCGCTGCAAGGCATTTTTTGACAGCCTTAAATGGTCTTTTCAATTGGGCAGTTGATAATTCTCTTTTGCACAGAAACCCTGCCTTTAATATCAAACCACCCAAATCCTTTAATACAGAGGGTTTTTCTCCATGGTTAGAAGAAGACATCGATAAATATCATCAACGATGGCCTCTTGGAACACATGAACGCGTATGGATTGATGTTCTTCTCTACACAGGCTTACGACGGGGAGATGTTGTGCGCGTCGGTTGGAAGGATGTAACGGATAATATTATTCATTTAAAGACAGAAAAGAGCAAATTCCAAACAGATGTGTTTCTTCCCATTTTACCTGAGTTAGCAAAAACTCTTGAAACGGGTCCTATTGGTGATGAAACATTTATTTGTGGGAAAGGGGGCACGAAACTAACCAAAGAAACCTTTGGTAACTTGTTTAGAGATGCTTGTAATGAAGCGGGAATAAAAAAATCAGCCCATGGTTTGAGAAAATTAGCCGCAACAAGGGCTGCTAATGCAGGTGCTACGGTTTCACAACTTAAGGCAATTTTTGGATGGACTGAAGACGATATGGCATCACTCTATACAAAGACAGCTGATAGAAAACGACTCGCCATAGAAGCAATTAAAAAACTTCAAAAAGGTGCGGGATAG
- a CDS encoding lambda exonuclease family protein gives MEQRTAEWFQARLGKVTASNINSIVDKTAKGLPTSKYEEYKIKLITERLTGKTVSSYETPAMRWGNEHEDSAIEEYSFLYDTPVTRCGFIPHPTIEMAGASPDGLIGDEGLIEVKCPQETTHVRFLRDGKIKPEYILQMQFQMACTGRKWCDFVSYHPLFIDKSPHLCIRALRIPRDDEQIEHINKAVETFLAEIEQDMQILTKAV, from the coding sequence AGGTAAAGTCACAGCCTCAAACATTAACAGCATCGTCGATAAAACAGCTAAAGGCTTACCAACAAGTAAATATGAAGAGTACAAAATCAAGCTTATTACAGAACGTTTAACTGGTAAAACAGTATCATCTTATGAAACGCCTGCCATGCGATGGGGAAATGAACATGAAGACAGTGCAATTGAAGAATATAGCTTTCTTTACGATACCCCTGTCACACGATGTGGGTTTATTCCCCATCCGACAATTGAAATGGCAGGCGCTAGTCCTGATGGTCTCATTGGAGATGAGGGCCTCATAGAAGTCAAATGTCCTCAAGAAACAACCCATGTCCGTTTTTTGCGAGACGGTAAAATCAAACCTGAATATATTTTACAAATGCAATTCCAAATGGCTTGCACAGGGCGAAAATGGTGTGATTTTGTTAGCTATCACCCTTTGTTTATAGATAAATCACCTCATTTGTGTATCAGGGCTCTACGCATTCCACGCGATGATGAACAGATTGAGCACATCAATAAAGCTGTCGAAACATTTTTAGCAGAAATAGAACAGGATATGCAAATCTTGACAAAAGCTGTTTAA